gaagtagaagaggTGGAGAATCCGAGAGAGTTGGGAAAGGGTTTAGGTGAGTAGTTGTTATTGTTGCAGAAGAGATTGATGGTGGAAGATGAAGGATGGAAGTTGAATGTAGACAACGACATGTCGGAAAATTTGGgaaggaggagaagagagacagagacggAGACGGAGACGGTGAGAGAGTTTTAGACAGCAGCGTCGCTCAAACAAGGGTTTAAAcagtttcttttgatttttttttgtttcgacCAGTTTTTCTTTTAACTCAACAACTATATTAGCCAAATCAATATCTTACGAAATGCTTATCAGCCTTCACACAAGAACACAACCAACTAGGCACAATAGAATACAATTTAGAAACGATGGATGTAAACATAGCAGTCTCTTTCGCTATTTTATCTGCAGCTTTGTTACCGTTTCTATTATAATACCTCACTTCAAAACCTTCTGTACAGGATAGCATGATGCTAATATCTTGCATGATGAGCTTCATCCTTGGCTATATCTCCTCTACACCCTGTAACATCTTCACTAGCACTTGAAAATCTGTTTCAAACAACACATCTCTGTATCCAAAGCGAGTCAATGAAGACATTGCCCATCTCAAAGCTTCAGCCTCTGTTTCTAGCACTGAACCTACATCCGGTAACATCTTTGCCTCTGCCCATAACATTAGACCATCATGATCGCGTAAAATCCTGTCCCCACCCCCTACTCCACTTTCTTGTTTCCATGAACCATCAGTGTTACATTTAAAACGTGAGAATGGGGGAGGATCCCAACGTTTGTCTTGTTCTTCTGTTATAGGATTTTTCACCACCACTTTTTCTACCTCGACTCTACTAGTTTCAACCAGTTAATTACGgagaatatatgtttttttatagaaTTATCACACATCCATTTAGAAAGTGTTATATGTATATCATATAAACTGGTTGTGAAACAAACACGTGGTCTTATAGCCAGTACCAAACTCAAGTACTGTTTGTATTTCATGCATCCTCGTGTCCCGGTAACCAAACAACTCACTGAAAACAAAAGGGCGTATAATGCCTTCTGGTTGCTCCAAATACCCGATTACTCTAGAGAGTTTATACagaagcaaaaaaagaagaaagaaacagatAAGCGCTTTAGGCATCCAAAGCCATGAAGAAGTTCTGCTTACGGGCATGCTCTGGTACAAGCCGGTTCACGATCTCAGAAGGGATGCCAGATAGCTCTGCAGGTTACCAAAATATGGTTTTTTACATTTAGTTCAGGTGCAAAACACACACAACATGCCAACCAACTTTGATAGATCATAGACGATAGATCTCATGAGAGTTGATTTACTAAGCCTACAAGAAAAAACAAGGGTAACTGTACCTTGAGGTTTGAAGTTGAAAAGCGGAGGAAGTGGCCGGCCATTGGGAAGACGAGTGTTGGGGTCCCTTAGCTCATCAAATAACGGATGAATACAAGCTTccaactacaaaaaaaaaaaagaaaaacaccaTTTTGCTTATAATTTTAGATCCTGAGTCAACAGGAAAGTGTATATTTGCATAACGGAGGGCACAAAACCATGGAGCGAGCACTTACAGCTGTGCATCTCAAATTAGGGGAATATTGGAAGAACCTACATAGAAGATCAACCGCTTCCGGTGGTAAACGTTTTTGGAAGACCTGACAATAGAGCACAAAAAGATCATATATGCAGTAATAAAGATGCCAGACAGTAAAGAATATACACTGGGGAAATAAAATGCCAGACAGTTTAGTCCAAACCACAAAGTTCTAGAATGTCATTAGTAAAAGATCCTCAACCAGATAGAAATACTCAACAAGAACTACAGCCACAATCCTTTATGAATTTAGCCccagaaaaaaaagagttgtgCATACTATTGAATGATTCATACTCCAAAACATGACAAACCCGAAATGAATACCCTGGTAGGTGACCATGAACAACTAGAAGGCATACCTTGTGCCATGGGTGAGGTTTTATCTGGGGAAATTTAAATTCTGTATAGTTTGGATTCATGCACTTGATTTCCTCCCTCGTTGGTGTTCCTAAAACCTGCATGATAAATTAAAAAGCACACGAAGTaggaaaataagtttttttctagAAAAGGTCTTTGAGGTGCATTCTCTACTTCtacaaattaatttatcatTCATACTGACTATGAGCTTACAACCACAGACGTAACAAACTGTAACCTATAAGCCTGTATTTATTCAGATATAAAGTTGACAATCTGCTAACAAGCTGATGCATAGAGATAGAAGAACAACTTGTAAACAGAATCTCTCTATCACGCACAAGACAGGTGATTGctctaaatttgaaattaacttttgaagaattaatagaaggCTACCTTGATGATTTCAACAAGCTGATCGACTCCGCTTTCACCAGGAAACAGAGGCTGTACGACAAGTTAGTAAGGACACAAAGACGTAAGAGAGGGAAAGAATAATCAGAGTGGTTAGCACCAGAAATCATATTAATTAtctaatacaatttttttttttttttgctttaacctgtccaagaagCAATTCAGCCATCACACAACCAGTGGACCATATATCAATTGCAGGTGTGTATTCGCTGGCGCCAAAAATGAGTTCTGGAGCACGATAGTATCTAGAACAGATGTAAGAAACATTCGGTTCTCCTTTCACCTAAAGAGAATAAGCTTTTGTTATATTCCACAAATGGATTCTATAAAAAAACTACGTCAATAAACCTTACCAACACTTTTGCACTCCCGAAATCACAGATTTTTAGCTGATGCGTATGTGGGTTCACCTGCACAACAACAGATCTAAAGTCAAATCTAAGTACAGTGAAGCCAAGTACCACTTTGAAGATGTATACATTGCCTTGTTGTAGAACTCGAAGCATGTTACTATAATCGTACGTATAATTATCATGTCAGAATTTAAAACCCCACTAGGACATTATTAAATGTTGTAGAGGGAAAGAACTCAggaaacagaaaataataaaacagaaTTAGGTCACAGCAAAGAAACTGCCATCTGttataattttcatttgaaaCAGGGAGATACAGATGAGCTTACTAGCAGGTTTTGAGGCTTAATATCACGGTGACAAAGACCAAAGCTATTATGGATGTAAGCAAGCGCCCTGCAAATCTGTAACCATTAACAGAATGAGACTACAAGAAAGAATCCAGTTTGACATCCATAGAATAAAGAATCTACTGAGACTATTATCTTCAGCGGAAACGGAATGAGACTCAAAATTTAAGTGAGTGCTAATGACGCTTCACGgagcaaaagaaaagaaagaaacaaagatgTTAAAAATCCAGGAAAGTAGTTACCTGATAGGTGTAGAGTTTAACGTAGATTAAAGGCATGAGCTGGTTCGTCCTAGTGTAACTTCTTGCAGCCCGATTGACGGTCTCAGGGACAAACTCAAGGA
The Raphanus sativus cultivar WK10039 chromosome 1, ASM80110v3, whole genome shotgun sequence DNA segment above includes these coding regions:
- the LOC108843270 gene encoding shaggy-related protein kinase kappa — encoded protein: MASSGLGNGVGSSRSSKGVKASSSSVDWLTRDLVDMRIRDKVETDDDRDSEPDIIDGAGTEPGHVIRTTLRGRNGQSRQTVSYISEHVVGTGSFGMVFQAKCRETGEIVAIKKVLQDKRYKNRELQIMQMLDHPNVVALKHSFYTRADNEEVYLNLVLEFVPETVNRAARSYTRTNQLMPLIYVKLYTYQICRALAYIHNSFGLCHRDIKPQNLLVNPHTHQLKICDFGSAKVLVKGEPNVSYICSRYYRAPELIFGASEYTPAIDIWSTGCVMAELLLGQPLFPGESGVDQLVEIIKVLGTPTREEIKCMNPNYTEFKFPQIKPHPWHKVFQKRLPPEAVDLLCRFFQYSPNLRCTALEACIHPLFDELRDPNTRLPNGRPLPPLFNFKPQELSGIPSEIVNRLVPEHARKQNFFMALDA